The genomic DNA GCGACGATTCGAGTTGGAGACGCAGTGAGCGACTTTCCGCCCTCTTCCGATGGCCGCCCCGATGCGCGGCCCCTTTATGCGCAGGTGGAGTCGATCCTGAACGCCCGCATCGCCGCCGGTGAGTGGCAACCGGGCCATGCGCTCCCTTCCGAACCCGAACTGGCGCAGGAACTGGGCGTCTCGCACGGGACGGTCCGCAAGGCGCTGGATGCGCTGGAGCGCCGGCACCTGATCGAGCGGCGCCAGGGCAAGGGCACCTTCGTGGCCCGCCAGACCAGCGAGCGGGCGCGGTTCCATTTCTTTCCGATCCGCGATCTGCAGGGCCGGCAGGTGGAGCCGACCTCGACCGCCCTGTCCCTGGTCACAACGCCTGCGACGGAGGAGGAGCGTGCCGCCATGCACCTGCCCGCCGATGCGCTGCTGCACCGGGTCCGGCGTCTGCGCGCCAAGGACGGCGTTCCCTTCATGCTGGACGAGACCAGCCTGCCCGCCGCCGTCTTCCCGGACTTCACCGTGCCGGCGGGGCGTGAGCCGATGGACGAGCTCTATGTCGTCTATCAGAAGCGCTATGGCGTGACGGTGGTGCGGTCGGAGGAGCTGCTGAGCGCCGACGGGGCCTCGCCCGAGGTCGCAGCCGTGCTGGAGATGCCGGTTGGCGCACCCGTGCTGATCATGGAGCGCCGGACCTGGGATGCGGGCGGCCGTATGGTGGAGCGCCGGACCTCCTGGCTGAACACCGCCCGGCACCGCTATGTCTCGGTGATGGAATAGGGCGGCTTCGCCCCGGGGGCGCAGCCTTCACGGCCCGGGCGGGATTTCCTGCGGAGCCTCCGCCCGCCCCTGGAAATCCACCGTGCCGGAGGGCGCCCCCGGCATCAGCATAGGCGGCAGGGCCGGCTCTTCGCAGCGTGGCAGCAGGATCCGCACCGTGGTGCCCTCGCCCGGCCGGCTGTCGATCGTGAGCCGGCCGCCGCAGCCTTCCGCGAAGCGCCGCGCCATCGCCAGCCCGAGCCCGGTGCCGCGGCCGGCGGGCTTGGTGGTGAAGAAGGGTTCCGTGGCATGGGCCAGCACCTCCGGCGCCATGCCCTGGCCGTTATCCGCGACCTCGATGGCCACCATGTCCCCCGCCATCGCCTGATCCATCCCCGAGGCGTTCGGGGCGGGCCGGTTCATCAGCCGGATGCGTACCAGCCCCCTCGGCAGCGTTCGTCCCGGCTGCCGTTCCGCGATGGCGTCGCGCGCGTTGATCACCAGGTTCAGCAGGGCGCTCTCCAGTTCCGCCGGCTCCGCCTTCACCGGCCAAAGGCCGGGCGGCAGACAGGTCTCCAGCCGCATCCCAGGAGCCAGGGAACGGTGCAGCAGATCCTCCATGCCGTGCAGCAGCCCCGGCAGGCAGACCTTCTCATGCACGGTTGCCTCCCGCCGGGAGAAGGCGAGCAGACGCCGCGCCAGGGCGGCGGCACGGTCGGCGCCTTCCCCGGCGCGGCACAGGGCGCGCTCGGCCCGGGCGGGATCGCGCCGGGCGATGTCGAGATTGCCCTTCACCACCATCAGGAAGTTGTTGAAGTCGTGCGCGACCCCGGCGGCGATCTGGCCCAGCGCCTCCATGCGCTGGGACTGCCGAAGGGCTTCCTCCGCCTGGCGCCGGGCGGTGATGTCGGTCAGCCCGGCCAGGATGCGGACGGTGCTGCCGCTGGCATCCCGCTCGACCCGCGCCGAAAGCAGGACATGAACCACACCGCCGTCGCGGTGGAGGAAGTCATAGGCCACGCCGCGCAGCTCCCGCTGCCGCAGGACCCCCTCCCATCCGCCATCCGCGAAGCGCCGGGCGCAGTCCGGGCCCATGAAGCGGGCGAGGGGTTGGCCCAGCACCTCCCGGCGCATCCGGCCGAGCAGCTCCAGCCAGGCATCGCTCACCTGCTCGATGGCGCCGTTGCCATCGAGCACGCAGAGCGGCAGCGGGCTGCGCCGGTACAGGATCCGCAGCCGCTTCTCACTCAGGCGCAGGGCCCCGGCCTCGCGCTGCGCCGCCTCGCTGATCCGCCGTGCCAGGAAGCAGAAGGTCAGCACCACGCCGAGCAGCAGCAGGGTCCCCGCCACCAGCATGGCGGCCAGCAGGCCCGGCATCGCCTCGCCCAGCTCCCGCAGCATGACGAAGTCCAGCCAGTGCGACAGGTGCGCCTCCATGACGGGATGCACCAGCGCCAGGCAACAGGCGGGCGGCATCGCCAGCAGGAAGCGCAGTGGCGGTTCCCGCGGCGGCCGCCGGGCCAGGTGGAACAGCAGGGCCAGGCCGGCCGTGGCGATCAGCCACGCCGGGAACAGGGTGCGGGGCGCGTCATCCGGCGGCAGGGTGGACAGGGCGAGCGAGCTCAGCCGGCAGCCGGCGAGGAGGCCGGCGCCAAGCAGCAGCGCACCGCCCAGGGGGCGCCAGGCTTCCCGCCAGCCGGGCCCTTCCGCCCCGGGCGCGGCGGGATGGCCCAGGGCCAGGGCGACGCCGGGGAGCGCCGCGAGAAGCGGCAGGGCCAGCGACAGGGTGGCGGGGAGAGGGCGGATGTCCGGCAGGCCATCCGGTAGGCTCAGCAGGGTCGGCACCACCATCATCGACCACAGGCCGAGGCCGAGCGTGCCGGAGATGGTGGCGTACCAGACCCGCCGCGCCCAGGGATCGCCGGCCGGGCCGCTGCCGACCTCGCCGGATGGATCGGCGGACGGGCCGACGGGATGGCCCTGGGGTTGGCCCTGGGGTTGGCCCTGGGGCTGAAAAGGGGCATCCGGCGAGGCGCGGAGCCGCTCCGCGAGTTCCAGGGCGGTGTAGCAGAGGCCGAAGGCGATCAGGATGGCGAGCAGCAGCGGCATGTCAGCGGCCCCGGGCGACCCCTCCGGCCACCGCATGACACGGCCGGCCATCCTGTCTCACCGGAATGACAGGCAGCCGCGCCCTGGTATGAAGGCGCATTGCCGCCCCCGCCTGGGGCAGTTTCAACCGCAACGTGACATTCCTCCATTTCCCCTATTCTTGCACGCGAGTGTCGTAGGTCCAGAAGAAATTCCGGATGTGGAAAGGAATTTCGCGGTCCCTCCCCCGGCGGGCGGAGGGCGGGGTGGGATGCAGGCATTCGCAGGTGACGCCATCGCCACATTTCCGCCATCCGGCGATGTGGCCTAGGATGGCACCGGATGGACGGTCGCGGCGCGGCCGGTGACCGGGCGGCGCCCGCCTTCCGGCAACCGGCTCAGGCCGCCGGCAGCCGGATCTGGCACCGGCGCGGCCGCGTTCCATTTGTAAGTGTTCCAATGGCCACGAGTACCCCCGCCATGCGATCCAACTGCGTTGTGCTGCGGCCCGAATCCCCGTCCCGTATCGCCCCCGGGCCGGATGCTCCGGCCCTGGACCTCTGGTCGCGCCTCTGCCGGGACGCGAGCGGCGCGGCGGCGAGCGACCCGATCCTGGCGCAGCCGATGGCCGTCGCGGTGCTGCGCCATTCCTCCTTCCCGCAGGCATTGGGCCACCGGATCGCGCGCAAGCTCGCCGATGCCGAGCTGGATGCGACCGCCCTGGCGGGCCTGGCCTGCGAGGCCTTCTTCGCCGATCCCGACATCGTCGCGGCGGCCTCCATCGACCTGCTGGCGGTGCGCGACCGCGATCCGGCCTGCCCGGACCTCCTGACGCCCTTCCTGCATTTCAAGGGCTATCTCGCCCTCCAGGCGCAGCGCGTGGCGCATTCGCTCTGGCTGGCCGGGCGGCAGCACCTCGCGCTCTATATGCAGAGCCGCAGCGCCGAGGTCTTCGCCGTGGACATCCACCCGGCGGCCTGCATGGGCAAGGGCATCCTCCTCGACCACGGGACGGGCGTGGTGATCGGGGAAACGGCGGTGGTGGAGGACGACGTGTCACTGCTCCAGGGCGTGACGCTGGGCGGCACCGGCAAGCATCATGGCGACCGCCACCCCAAGGTGCGGCGCGGCGTGCTGATCGGCGCCGGCGCCAAGATCCTGGGCAATATCGAGATCGGGGAGGGCGCCAAGGTCGGCGCCGGCTCCGTCGTGCTGCACGCGGTGGCGCCCTATACCACCGTGGCCGGGGCGCCGGCCAAGCCGGTGGGGCGGAACACCACCTTCCCGGGCCTGACCATGGACCAGACGCTGCAGCCCGACTACTCCATCTGATCCGTCCGGCGGGCCTTCCTGGCCGCCCCGGAGGGCGGAGCGGCCAGGGAAAAGCCGCCGTCAGTCGTGGTAGTCGATGGCCGGCAGGCTGGAGAGTTCCGCCCTGGTCATGTTCAGCGTCACGCGCCGTTCCCCGGCGGTGAGGCTCAGCTTGTCCAGCGGCACGGCGACGTATTTCGTGTTCAGCCCGAGGTCGCGCTCCACCTCGATCACCACGGTGACGATGCGGCCCGTGGACGGGTCGATCACCAGATCCTCCACCTCGCCGACCTCGACCCGGTCGGTGGTATAGACGTCGCGGTCGATCAGCCGGTTCGCGAGCAGGTGCGACGGGTCGATGCGCTGCATGGCGGGGCTGCCCTGCGCCAGGGCGGGCGAGGGGACGGGGATGGCCAGGAAGGCCGCGGCGGCCGAGGCCAGCAGGAAGGCGCGCATCTTGTTCTGTCTCCCGGTGACGTGAAGCCAGGGAACGCGTGCCGCCGGCGCCGGTTGCCCCCCGTTGCCCCCCAGGGGCGCCTCAGTGCCGCAGGACCAGGAAGACCAGCGCGCCCGCCGCCAGCAGCCAGAGCGGGCTCACCCGCGTCAGCACCAGCACCAGTGCCGACAGCCCCGCCACCGCCCAGGCCAGCACGCCCCCCTCGGCGGCGGAAAGCAGGGTGTAGGAGGCGGCCAGGACCATGCCGGCGGCCACCGGCGCCAAGCCGCGCTCCACCGCGATCTGCCAGCGCGCGCCCCGGTTCCGGGCCCAGACCATCGCCAGTCCATAGACCAGCAGCGAAGAGGGCACGAAGATCGCGAAGGAGGCGACCAGCGCCCCGGCCCAGCCCGCGACCTCCCATCCCACCAGCGTGACCAGCAGGGAGCCGGGGCCGGGCGTCAGGCGGGACAGGGCGTAGAGGTCCAGGAAGCGGGCATCGCTCATCCAGCCATAGACATCGACGGACTGGCGGTGGATGTCCGCCACCACGCTCTGGCCGCCGCCGACCGACAGGAAGGAGAGCGGCACGAAGACCAGCAGCAGGCGGAGGAGCGGGCTTTCCGGCATTGCGGTCAGCGTCCGTGCCGCAGGCTGTGGGCGGCCCAGGCGATGCTGATGGGGGCCAGGACCACCACCACGTAGAGCAGCGGCAGGCGCAGCAGCGCGATCCCGGCGAAGCTCGCGCCCAGGATCAGGGCCGGGACCGGGGAGCGGGCGGCGTTCCGCCCGGCGCGCAGCCCGGTCTGGAGCGAGAGGCCGATCGCCGCCGCGGCCACGCCGGGCATCATCGCGTGGATGGCCGGGTTCTGCGACAGGTGCCGGAACAGCGCCGCGGCCGCGATGGCCACCAGCATCGCCGGCACCACCATGCCGCCCGCCCCGGCCAGGGCACCCCAGCCGCCCCGGAGGCGGTAGCCGATCCAGATCGAGAGGTTGACCGTGTTGATGCCCGGGAAGGCCTGCGACAGCGCCAGCCCGCTGAGGAATTCGCTCTCGCTCAGCCAGCGGCGGTTCTGCACGAATTCCCGCATCATCCAGCCGCTGAGGCCGCCGCCGAAGCTGGTGAGGCCGATCTTGGTGAAGGCCAGGAAGATGTCGCGGAGGCCGGGCGGCACGGGATGGGATGGCGCGTTTCCCGGGGGCTGGGGAAGCTGCCCGCCCCCGGCCGGCGTGACCTCCGCGAAACCCACCATACGATCCGTTTCCCCGCTCGTCGTGGCGGCAAGCCTGCGTCCGGCGCCGGCGGGCGGCAAGATACCGGCGGATGAAGGAGAGGAAGGAAACAGGCCCTGCCTTGCGGGGACCTTGCCTTGCGGTGGCCCTGCCCTGTGGCGGGGCGGCTCCCTTTCCGGGGGAACCGCCCCTGTGCCGGCGAAGCTAGTGCAGCACCA from Roseomonas gilardii includes the following:
- a CDS encoding PRC-barrel domain-containing protein → MRAFLLASAAAAFLAIPVPSPALAQGSPAMQRIDPSHLLANRLIDRDVYTTDRVEVGEVEDLVIDPSTGRIVTVVIEVERDLGLNTKYVAVPLDKLSLTAGERRVTLNMTRAELSSLPAIDYHD
- a CDS encoding chromate transporter — translated: MPESPLLRLLLVFVPLSFLSVGGGQSVVADIHRQSVDVYGWMSDARFLDLYALSRLTPGPGSLLVTLVGWEVAGWAGALVASFAIFVPSSLLVYGLAMVWARNRGARWQIAVERGLAPVAAGMVLAASYTLLSAAEGGVLAWAVAGLSALVLVLTRVSPLWLLAAGALVFLVLRH
- a CDS encoding two-component system sensor histidine kinase NtrB, whose amino-acid sequence is MRWPEGSPGAADMPLLLAILIAFGLCYTALELAERLRASPDAPFQPQGQPQGQPQGHPVGPSADPSGEVGSGPAGDPWARRVWYATISGTLGLGLWSMMVVPTLLSLPDGLPDIRPLPATLSLALPLLAALPGVALALGHPAAPGAEGPGWREAWRPLGGALLLGAGLLAGCRLSSLALSTLPPDDAPRTLFPAWLIATAGLALLFHLARRPPREPPLRFLLAMPPACCLALVHPVMEAHLSHWLDFVMLRELGEAMPGLLAAMLVAGTLLLLGVVLTFCFLARRISEAAQREAGALRLSEKRLRILYRRSPLPLCVLDGNGAIEQVSDAWLELLGRMRREVLGQPLARFMGPDCARRFADGGWEGVLRQRELRGVAYDFLHRDGGVVHVLLSARVERDASGSTVRILAGLTDITARRQAEEALRQSQRMEALGQIAAGVAHDFNNFLMVVKGNLDIARRDPARAERALCRAGEGADRAAALARRLLAFSRREATVHEKVCLPGLLHGMEDLLHRSLAPGMRLETCLPPGLWPVKAEPAELESALLNLVINARDAIAERQPGRTLPRGLVRIRLMNRPAPNASGMDQAMAGDMVAIEVADNGQGMAPEVLAHATEPFFTTKPAGRGTGLGLAMARRFAEGCGGRLTIDSRPGEGTTVRILLPRCEEPALPPMLMPGAPSGTVDFQGRAEAPQEIPPGP
- the cysE gene encoding serine O-acetyltransferase gives rise to the protein MRSNCVVLRPESPSRIAPGPDAPALDLWSRLCRDASGAAASDPILAQPMAVAVLRHSSFPQALGHRIARKLADAELDATALAGLACEAFFADPDIVAAASIDLLAVRDRDPACPDLLTPFLHFKGYLALQAQRVAHSLWLAGRQHLALYMQSRSAEVFAVDIHPAACMGKGILLDHGTGVVIGETAVVEDDVSLLQGVTLGGTGKHHGDRHPKVRRGVLIGAGAKILGNIEIGEGAKVGAGSVVLHAVAPYTTVAGAPAKPVGRNTTFPGLTMDQTLQPDYSI
- a CDS encoding GntR family transcriptional regulator, with the protein product MSDFPPSSDGRPDARPLYAQVESILNARIAAGEWQPGHALPSEPELAQELGVSHGTVRKALDALERRHLIERRQGKGTFVARQTSERARFHFFPIRDLQGRQVEPTSTALSLVTTPATEEERAAMHLPADALLHRVRRLRAKDGVPFMLDETSLPAAVFPDFTVPAGREPMDELYVVYQKRYGVTVVRSEELLSADGASPEVAAVLEMPVGAPVLIMERRTWDAGGRMVERRTSWLNTARHRYVSVME
- a CDS encoding chromate transporter is translated as MVGFAEVTPAGGGQLPQPPGNAPSHPVPPGLRDIFLAFTKIGLTSFGGGLSGWMMREFVQNRRWLSESEFLSGLALSQAFPGINTVNLSIWIGYRLRGGWGALAGAGGMVVPAMLVAIAAAALFRHLSQNPAIHAMMPGVAAAAIGLSLQTGLRAGRNAARSPVPALILGASFAGIALLRLPLLYVVVVLAPISIAWAAHSLRHGR